The following are encoded together in the Triticum dicoccoides isolate Atlit2015 ecotype Zavitan chromosome 6B, WEW_v2.0, whole genome shotgun sequence genome:
- the LOC119321820 gene encoding zealexin A1 synthase-like, which yields MEQATYYLCLFLALLLPLLLLKLSRKRGGAVRLPPGPWRLPVIGSLHHLASSPLAHRVMADLARRLDAPLMYLKLGEVSVVVASSPEAAREVMKTHDVALASRPWNPTIKIMMSDGQGLVFGRYGALWRQLRKICILELLSARRVQSFRQIREDEVGRLVAAIAATPPGQPVNVSERIAVLITDSAVRTMIGDRFERREEFLQVLEEGVKLVTGSSLGDLFPSSWLANFISGTARMAEEVHRKSFELMEYAIKQHEEKRAVGDGEDLVDVLLRIQKEGGLEVPLTMGIIKASILDLFSAGSETSATTLQWAMSELMRYPNVMQKAQAEVRGYLGEKPTVTEDDLADLKYLRLVIKETLRLHPPAPLLIPREAMESCKILGYDVQKGTTVLVNAWAIGRDPKHWDNPEEFKPERFESGIVDFKGTDFEYIPFGAGRRMCPGMTFAQASMEIVLAALLYHFDWELPAGLKSSEVDMVEDMGITVRRKNDLYLHSVVHVSPV from the exons ATGGAGCAAGCTACTTACTACCTCTGCCTCTTCCTGGCTCTACTCCTCCCGCTCCTGCTCCTCAAGCTGAGCCGGAAGCGTGGCGGCGCCGTGCGTCTGCCGCCCGGCCCGTGGCGGCTGCCGGTCATCGGCAGCCTGCACCACCTCGCGAGCAGCCCGCTCGCGCACCGCGTCATGGCCGACCTCGCGCGCCGGCTGGACGCGCCGCTCATGTACCTCAAGCTCGGCGAGGTCTCCGTCGTCGTGGCCTCGTCCCCGGAGGCCGCGCGCGAGGTCATGAAGACGCACGACGTCGCCCTGGCGAGCCGGCCGTGGAACCCGACCATCAAGATCATGATGTCGGACGGGCAAGGGCTCGTCTTCGGCCGCTACGGCGCCCTCTGGCGGCAGCTCCGGAAGATATGCATCCTGGAGCTGCTCAGCGCGCGCCGCGTGCAGTCGTTCCGCCAGATCCGGGAGGACGAGGTCGGCCGCCTCGTGGCCGCCATCGCGGCGACGCCGCCTGGCCAGCCCGTGAACGTCAGCGAGCGGATCGCCGTGCTCATCACCGACTCGGCTGTGCGCACCATGATCGGGGACAGGTTTGAGAGGAGGGAGGAGTTCCTGCAGGTCCTCGAGGAGGGGGTCAAGCTCGTCACCGGGTCCAGCCTCGGCGACCTGTTCCCGTCGTCGTGGCTTGCCAACTTCATAAGCGGCACGGCGCGGATGGCCGAGGAGGTCCACCGGAAGAGCTTCGAGCTCATGGAGTATGCCATCAAGCAACACGAGGAAAAGAGGGCCGTGGGGGATGGAGAGGACCTGGTGGACGTGCTCTTGAGGATACAGAAGGAAGGTGGCCTCGAGGTGCCTCTCACCATGGGAATCATCAAAGCAAGTATCCTG GACCTCTTTAGTGCCGGGAGTGAGACGTCAGCAACGACACTTCAATGGGCCATGTCGGAGCTCATGAGGTACCCAAACGTGATGCAGAAAGCGCAAGCCGAAGTACGTGGTTACCTTGGAGAAAAGCCCACGGTGACCGAGGATGACTTGGCCGACCTAAAATACCTCAGACTCGTTATCAAGGAGACCTTGAGGCTGCATCCACCGGCCCCGTTGCTTATTCCACGGGAGGCCATGGAGTCCTGCAAAATCCTTGGGTATGACGTGCAAAAGGGCACAACCGTGCTTGTGAATGCGTGGGCGATTGGTAGGGACCCTAAGCACTGGGACAACCCCGAGGAATTTAAGCCAGAGAGGTTCGAGTCTGGCATCGTCGACTTCAAAGGCACGGACTTCGAGTACATACCGTTTGGGGCAGGGAGAAGGATGTGTCCTGGTATGACATTTGCACAGGCCAGCATGGAGATTGTTCTCGCTGCACTTCTCTACCACTTTGACTGGGAGCTCCCGGCGGGGCTGAAGTCAAGTGAGGTCGACATGGTGGAGGACATGGGCATCACCGTCCGGAGGAAGAACGACTTGTACCTACACTCCGTCGTCCATGTATCGCCAGTTTGA